From the genome of Segatella hominis, one region includes:
- a CDS encoding 1-deoxy-D-xylulose-5-phosphate synthase, translated as MYIEKIKSPADLKKLDLKELQVVADETRQAVLNRVSKHGGHVGPNLGFVEATVALHYVFDAPKDKLVFDVSHQCYPHKVLTGRAAGFLGDVDDMNAISGYSSPAECPEYDNFEVGHTSTSVSLATGLQKARDVKGTDENIIAIIGDGSLSGGEAFEGLDEASELGTGIIIVVNDNEMSIAENHGGIYKNLRALRQSNGTCEHNWFKAWGFEYKYLEEGNDIEKLIQVFESVKDTDKPTVVHIHTEKGHGFAPAVANKEAWHWGLPFNLEDGSRPRKNADGTLPEVAPTEDYGTLFSDWMLSEMKQDKTLIAVTAGTPAAGGFTADKRQLAGKQHIDMGIAEEQAVAMISGMAKGGLHPVWTVYSTFIQRTYDQIAQDLCINSNPAVINVVGGGVNSMNDITHICLFDIPMLCSIPGLIYLAPTTCEEYFAMLRWSILQDKKPIAIRVPSNGVVHTSEAVDAEYGYEAKYKVMHQGEKVAVIAAGSFYQKGENVVRLLADKGIDATLINPRYLNEVDAEVLDSLKANHQLVVTLEDGSKDGGFGERIASYYGTSEMKVMVGGIRKGLYDRYDVKKLLSDNRLLDEQIVEDILLVIND; from the coding sequence ATGTATATTGAGAAAATAAAGTCGCCAGCTGACTTGAAGAAGCTGGATTTGAAGGAGCTGCAGGTGGTGGCTGATGAAACCAGACAGGCTGTGCTGAACCGTGTAAGCAAGCATGGCGGTCATGTGGGACCAAACCTCGGATTCGTGGAGGCTACCGTGGCGCTTCACTACGTTTTTGATGCGCCAAAGGATAAGCTCGTGTTTGACGTAAGCCACCAATGTTATCCGCATAAGGTGCTCACCGGACGAGCTGCGGGATTCCTCGGCGATGTGGACGACATGAATGCCATTTCGGGTTATTCTTCTCCTGCCGAATGTCCGGAATATGATAACTTTGAGGTAGGGCATACTTCTACTTCCGTGAGTCTTGCCACCGGTTTGCAGAAGGCGCGCGACGTCAAGGGTACCGATGAGAACATCATCGCCATTATCGGCGACGGATCTCTTTCTGGCGGTGAGGCTTTTGAGGGACTGGATGAGGCTTCGGAACTCGGCACGGGCATCATCATCGTGGTGAACGACAACGAAATGTCTATCGCCGAAAATCATGGCGGAATCTATAAGAACCTGCGTGCCCTGCGCCAGAGCAACGGCACCTGCGAGCACAACTGGTTCAAGGCATGGGGCTTTGAATACAAGTATCTGGAAGAGGGTAACGACATCGAAAAACTCATCCAGGTTTTCGAGAGCGTGAAGGATACGGATAAGCCTACCGTGGTTCACATCCACACAGAAAAAGGTCATGGATTTGCGCCAGCCGTAGCCAACAAGGAGGCTTGGCATTGGGGATTGCCTTTCAACCTGGAAGACGGTTCGCGACCAAGAAAGAATGCCGATGGAACCCTCCCGGAGGTTGCTCCAACAGAGGATTACGGCACATTATTCTCTGACTGGATGCTCAGCGAGATGAAGCAGGATAAGACCCTCATCGCCGTAACCGCCGGTACTCCTGCCGCAGGTGGCTTTACTGCCGATAAGCGCCAACTGGCTGGCAAGCAGCACATCGATATGGGAATCGCCGAAGAGCAGGCAGTAGCCATGATTTCGGGAATGGCAAAGGGTGGATTGCATCCGGTATGGACTGTTTACAGCACCTTCATCCAACGTACCTACGACCAGATAGCGCAAGACCTCTGCATCAATTCCAACCCAGCCGTAATCAACGTGGTAGGAGGCGGAGTGAACTCGATGAACGACATCACCCACATCTGCCTTTTCGATATTCCGATGCTCTGCAGCATTCCGGGGCTCATCTATCTGGCTCCAACCACCTGCGAGGAGTATTTCGCCATGCTCCGCTGGAGCATTCTGCAGGATAAGAAACCTATCGCCATCCGCGTGCCAAGCAATGGCGTGGTTCATACTTCAGAAGCTGTTGATGCTGAGTATGGTTACGAGGCAAAGTACAAGGTGATGCACCAGGGCGAGAAGGTGGCAGTCATCGCCGCTGGTTCGTTCTATCAGAAGGGCGAGAATGTAGTCCGCCTGTTGGCTGATAAGGGTATCGATGCAACGCTCATCAATCCCCGTTATCTGAATGAGGTGGATGCCGAAGTGCTGGATAGCCTGAAGGCAAACCATCAGTTGGTGGTAACCTTAGAGGATGGCTCGAAGGATGGCGGATTCGGAGAGCGTATCGCCTCTTACTATGGCACTTCAGAAATGAAGGTGATGGTGGGCGGCATCAGGAAGGGACTCTACGACAGATATGATGTGAAGAAGTTGCTTTCGGATAATCGCCTGCTCGATGAGCAGATTGTGGAAGACATCTTGTTAGTAATTAATGATTAG
- a CDS encoding MmcQ/YjbR family DNA-binding protein, with amino-acid sequence MNIESVREYCLSLPLATEAFPFDERTLAFRIFDKIFACVDLERPEWVTMKCNADYALELREKHSEIEGAWHWNKKYWNQVNLYGTLEDDFIQSLLRHSYSEVVKKLKKQEKLEHPEIMEVVE; translated from the coding sequence ATGAACATAGAATCTGTTAGAGAGTATTGCCTCTCACTCCCTCTTGCAACCGAGGCTTTTCCCTTTGATGAGCGGACCTTGGCGTTTCGAATCTTCGACAAGATCTTTGCTTGTGTAGATTTGGAGCGCCCGGAATGGGTTACGATGAAATGTAATGCCGATTATGCCCTCGAACTTCGGGAGAAGCATTCCGAGATAGAAGGTGCCTGGCATTGGAACAAGAAGTACTGGAACCAGGTGAATCTCTACGGCACGCTGGAAGATGATTTCATCCAGTCCCTGCTTCGCCATAGCTATTCCGAAGTGGTGAAGAAGCTCAAGAAACAGGAAAAGCTTGAGCATCCTGAAATCATGGAGGTGGTGGAGTAG
- the cydB gene encoding cytochrome d ubiquinol oxidase subunit II produces the protein MTYEFLQSYWWFLVSLLGALLVFLMFVQGANTLIFCLGKTEEERRLIINSTGRKWEFTFTTLVTFGGAFFASFPLFYSTSFGGAYWLWMIILFSFVIQAVSYEFQNKIGNFLGPKTFQICLIINGIVGPLLLGGSVATFFNGSNFLIDKVNITNNLQPVISRWANASHGLDALLDPWNVVLGLAVLMLARILGMLYIKNNIEHQQIQERCTRQLPWNALLFLLFFLPFLIRLLVKDGFSTAAAGSITIESMKYLHNLLEMPILSALLLIGIVLVLFGIYKSSRSVQYRKGIWFTGIGTVLTVLVLLLIAGWNHTAYYPSNIDLQSSLTLANSCSSEFTLRTMAIVSLLIPFVLAYIVFAWRAIDRKRITQEEIEQGEAY, from the coding sequence ATGACATACGAATTTTTGCAATCATACTGGTGGTTCCTCGTATCATTATTAGGAGCCCTGCTGGTGTTTCTCATGTTTGTACAGGGAGCCAACACCTTGATTTTCTGTTTGGGAAAAACAGAAGAAGAGCGTCGCCTCATCATCAACTCTACGGGGCGAAAGTGGGAGTTCACCTTCACCACGCTCGTCACCTTCGGCGGAGCCTTCTTTGCCTCGTTCCCATTGTTCTACAGCACCAGTTTCGGCGGAGCCTACTGGCTGTGGATGATCATCCTGTTCTCGTTTGTGATTCAAGCCGTGAGCTATGAATTCCAGAACAAGATAGGTAATTTTCTTGGACCAAAGACCTTTCAAATCTGCCTCATCATCAACGGCATCGTGGGGCCTCTGCTTCTTGGCGGATCCGTAGCCACCTTCTTCAACGGCAGCAATTTTCTGATTGATAAGGTCAATATTACCAACAATCTGCAACCCGTTATCAGCCGTTGGGCAAACGCCAGTCATGGTCTTGATGCCCTGCTCGACCCATGGAATGTGGTGCTGGGACTTGCCGTACTGATGTTAGCCCGCATCCTGGGCATGCTCTACATCAAGAACAACATCGAGCACCAGCAGATTCAGGAACGCTGCACCCGCCAGTTGCCATGGAATGCCCTGCTCTTCCTATTGTTCTTCCTGCCATTCCTCATCAGATTGCTGGTAAAGGATGGATTCAGCACAGCAGCTGCAGGCAGCATTACGATAGAGAGCATGAAGTATCTTCACAATCTCCTGGAGATGCCAATCCTATCAGCCCTATTATTAATAGGAATAGTGCTCGTACTCTTCGGCATTTACAAGTCATCAAGAAGCGTGCAGTATAGAAAGGGAATCTGGTTTACGGGCATCGGAACCGTGCTCACCGTGCTGGTTCTGCTGCTGATAGCCGGCTGGAACCACACCGCCTACTATCCGTCGAACATCGACCTTCAGAGTTCGCTCACCCTCGCCAACAGCTGTAGCAGCGAGTTCACGCTCCGCACCATGGCGATAGTTTCCCTCCTCATCCCGTTCGTGCTCGCCTACATCGTCTTCGCCTGGCGCGCCATCGACCGCAAGCGCATCACGCAGGAAGAAATAGAGCAGGGAGAAGCGTATTAA
- a CDS encoding winged helix-turn-helix transcriptional regulator, whose amino-acid sequence MARMIKEMVVQDCPIRNVLARVCDKWSLLVIYTLKNHQDGPLRFNALRKLIPDISQKMLTSTLKSLEVDGYVTRKAYAEVPPRVEYSLTPRAETLIPIMDHLIEWALDNMAVILKDRDKAAG is encoded by the coding sequence ATGGCAAGAATGATAAAAGAAATGGTAGTGCAGGACTGTCCCATCCGTAACGTTCTGGCGCGCGTTTGCGACAAGTGGTCACTACTGGTAATCTACACCCTGAAAAATCATCAGGATGGTCCCCTCCGGTTTAATGCCCTGCGTAAGCTGATTCCGGATATTTCGCAGAAAATGCTTACCAGCACGTTAAAATCGTTGGAGGTTGATGGCTACGTTACCCGCAAGGCTTATGCCGAAGTGCCGCCAAGAGTGGAGTATTCTCTCACACCCCGTGCTGAAACCCTTATTCCTATTATGGATCATCTGATAGAATGGGCGCTGGATAACATGGCTGTGATTCTGAAGGATAGGGATAAGGCTGCAGGCTGA
- a CDS encoding DUF4492 domain-containing protein produces MKQGLLSQIFHLYYDGFRTMTLGKTLWTIILIKLAIIFLVLKLFFFPNYINSNAKNGDKAGFVSKEILNR; encoded by the coding sequence ATGAAGCAAGGACTTCTATCCCAAATATTCCATCTCTATTATGATGGCTTCAGGACGATGACCCTGGGCAAGACGCTCTGGACCATCATCCTCATCAAGCTTGCCATCATCTTCCTGGTGCTCAAGCTCTTTTTCTTTCCGAATTATATTAACAGTAATGCAAAAAACGGAGATAAGGCAGGCTTCGTATCCAAGGAAATTCTGAACAGATAA
- a CDS encoding cupin domain-containing protein, with the protein MKETKTIAKAENFTATDFGKMSDLKDYILEFTPEIKVSGKVFGGQSVNATGSEFSFQSFAPGTETGFLHTHKNHEELYFFLSGKGEFQVDGKVFPIQEGSVVRVAPAGKRSVRNNGTEPLVMLCVQYKAETFTAEDATDGVILNDKVEW; encoded by the coding sequence ATGAAAGAAACAAAGACTATTGCAAAGGCTGAAAACTTCACAGCCACGGATTTTGGTAAGATGAGTGATCTCAAGGACTACATTCTGGAATTCACCCCAGAAATCAAGGTTTCAGGAAAGGTATTTGGTGGTCAGAGCGTAAACGCAACCGGCAGCGAATTCTCATTCCAGAGCTTTGCTCCTGGCACAGAGACAGGATTCCTCCACACCCACAAAAACCACGAGGAACTGTATTTCTTCCTCAGCGGCAAGGGCGAGTTCCAGGTTGATGGCAAGGTATTCCCTATTCAGGAGGGAAGCGTGGTGAGAGTAGCACCAGCCGGCAAGCGCTCTGTTCGCAACAACGGTACAGAACCACTCGTGATGCTCTGCGTGCAGTATAAGGCAGAAACCTTTACAGCCGAAGATGCAACCGACGGCGTGATTCTCAACGATAAAGTGGAGTGGTAG
- a CDS encoding cytochrome ubiquinol oxidase subunit I yields MTNLLLDITSATIDWSRAQFALTAIYHWLFVPLTLGLAVIMGIAETCYYRTNKPFWKHVTRFWQKLFGVNFAMGVATGIILEFEFGTNWSNYSWFVGDVFGAPLAIEGILAFFMESTFVAVMFFGWDKVSRGFHLASTWLTGLGATISAWWILVANAWMQYPVGQEFNPDTMRFEMTSFLDVALSPFAINKFTHTVTSSWIIGATFVVAVSCWYLLKKREAQLAKASIKMGAGVGLIATLLAAMTGDNSAYRVAQVQPMKLAAMEALYNGGKGESLTAIAAVHPFRQPDYENEQEPAMRIAIPNMLSFLATRTADGYVPGVNDILKGYTHEDGTREPSVQEKIARGKKAIVALKTYRETKAQDQLPILKENMKYFGYGYIKDAKELVPSIPICFYAFRLMVGVGCLLILFFALSLFLVYKKEIAQYRWFLISAIIMIPLAYIASESGWIVAEIGRQPWTIQDLLPVSAAISDIEAGSVATTFIIFLALFTTMLAVEICILVKQIKKGPEYE; encoded by the coding sequence ATGACAAATCTATTATTAGACATTACATCAGCCACCATCGACTGGTCGAGGGCGCAATTCGCACTCACGGCCATCTACCATTGGCTGTTCGTTCCGCTCACCCTGGGACTGGCAGTAATCATGGGCATTGCCGAAACATGTTACTACCGCACCAACAAGCCGTTCTGGAAGCACGTAACCCGTTTCTGGCAAAAACTCTTTGGCGTGAACTTCGCCATGGGTGTTGCCACAGGCATCATCCTGGAATTTGAATTCGGCACCAACTGGAGCAACTACTCCTGGTTCGTGGGCGACGTGTTCGGCGCTCCCCTTGCCATCGAAGGCATCCTGGCGTTCTTCATGGAGAGCACCTTCGTAGCCGTAATGTTCTTCGGCTGGGATAAGGTGAGCCGGGGCTTCCACCTTGCCTCCACCTGGCTCACGGGACTTGGAGCCACCATTTCTGCCTGGTGGATTCTCGTAGCCAACGCCTGGATGCAATATCCGGTGGGACAGGAATTCAATCCCGACACCATGCGCTTCGAGATGACCTCGTTCCTGGATGTGGCACTCTCGCCATTCGCCATCAACAAGTTCACCCATACCGTCACCTCATCCTGGATCATCGGAGCCACCTTCGTGGTAGCCGTAAGCTGCTGGTATCTCCTAAAAAAGAGAGAAGCCCAACTTGCCAAGGCGAGCATCAAGATGGGTGCCGGAGTAGGACTCATCGCCACCCTGCTGGCTGCGATGACCGGCGACAACTCCGCCTATCGGGTGGCACAGGTGCAGCCAATGAAACTGGCTGCGATGGAAGCATTATATAATGGTGGAAAGGGTGAGAGCCTTACGGCGATAGCAGCCGTTCATCCCTTCCGGCAGCCCGATTACGAAAACGAGCAGGAGCCAGCCATGCGCATCGCCATCCCCAACATGCTATCGTTCTTAGCCACCCGCACAGCCGATGGCTACGTGCCAGGCGTGAACGATATCCTCAAGGGTTACACCCACGAGGATGGCACCCGGGAACCATCCGTGCAGGAAAAGATAGCCCGGGGCAAGAAGGCAATAGTTGCCCTGAAAACCTATCGCGAAACCAAGGCGCAAGACCAGCTCCCTATCTTAAAGGAAAATATGAAATACTTCGGATATGGTTACATCAAGGACGCCAAGGAACTGGTGCCGAGCATCCCAATCTGCTTCTACGCCTTCCGCCTGATGGTGGGAGTAGGCTGCCTGCTCATCCTCTTCTTCGCCCTCAGCCTATTCTTGGTCTATAAGAAGGAAATCGCCCAATACCGATGGTTCCTCATTTCCGCCATCATCATGATTCCGCTGGCTTACATCGCCTCAGAATCGGGCTGGATAGTAGCAGAAATCGGTCGCCAGCCTTGGACCATCCAAGACCTGCTGCCAGTAAGTGCCGCCATCTCCGACATCGAGGCAGGCAGCGTGGCCACCACCTTCATCATCTTCCTGGCACTCTTCACCACCATGCTTGCCGTGGAAATCTGCATTCTGGTGAAGCAGATCAAGAAAGGACCGGAATATGAATAA
- a CDS encoding MBL fold metallo-hydrolase codes for MDKIMDKTTAQITMLGTGNATVSQIYNTCFVLQTPSTLMLVDAGGGNGILAQLKKVNVQISDIHHLFVTHAHTDHVLGVIWVIRMVAQCKGYEGLLHVYGNDKVMKVIKTIIDMILAKKQLAKVAERVVFHQLEDGDCFEVGDMKLECFDIQSTKEKQFGFRAELPSSSDESGKPLVLACLGDEPYNEQNRRYIVGADWMMCEAFCLYADRDTFKPYEKCHSTALDAGKLAEELGVKNLILYHTEEKTLANRKENYTREAAENFKGRIFVPDDLEVIEL; via the coding sequence ATGGATAAGATAATGGATAAGACAACGGCTCAAATTACGATGCTCGGAACGGGAAATGCTACGGTTTCCCAGATTTATAATACCTGTTTTGTGCTCCAGACTCCCAGCACCCTGATGCTGGTGGATGCGGGCGGAGGAAACGGAATACTGGCGCAGCTGAAGAAGGTGAATGTTCAGATTTCTGATATTCATCACCTCTTCGTTACACATGCGCATACCGACCATGTGCTGGGCGTGATTTGGGTAATCCGAATGGTGGCACAATGCAAGGGTTACGAGGGATTGCTGCATGTGTATGGAAACGACAAGGTGATGAAGGTGATCAAAACCATCATCGACATGATTCTTGCCAAGAAGCAACTGGCAAAGGTGGCTGAAAGGGTGGTGTTCCATCAGCTGGAAGATGGCGATTGTTTCGAAGTGGGGGATATGAAGCTGGAATGCTTTGATATTCAGTCTACTAAGGAGAAGCAGTTTGGATTCCGGGCGGAGTTGCCTTCTTCTTCTGATGAATCGGGTAAGCCTTTGGTCTTGGCGTGCCTGGGCGATGAACCTTATAACGAGCAGAACCGACGCTACATAGTGGGGGCTGACTGGATGATGTGCGAGGCGTTCTGCCTCTATGCCGACCGCGATACGTTCAAGCCTTATGAGAAATGCCACAGCACGGCGCTTGATGCCGGAAAACTGGCGGAGGAACTGGGCGTGAAGAATCTTATCCTGTATCATACGGAGGAGAAAACGCTCGCTAATCGTAAAGAAAATTATACCCGTGAAGCTGCCGAGAACTTCAAGGGTAGAATCTTCGTTCCGGATGATTTGGAGGTGATAGAGCTGTAG
- a CDS encoding metallophosphoesterase, whose amino-acid sequence MEKKVSGKHSSMNGFAMMKGRVATVVLASALLLGGGLTAQAQNAALTTCSQSAATAIPQNPNWKANAAEWQKLKGEITLYMTNDMGRNGYYDQKPIAELMGEMAGTVDPECVLAVGDIHHFNGVASTQDPLWLTNYEWVYSHPDLMLNWFPVCGNHEYRGNTQAFMDYGKVSRRWMMSAKYYTKVFDHKGTTVRVIFLDTTPLIDSYRKNPEIYPDACKQDAEAQLSWLDETLKNAKEDWVIVVGHHPIYAETSKEENERLDMQKRLLPILHKYNNVAIYACGHIHNFQHIQKKGDNIDYVVNSSSSLARPVKPIDGTVFCSPADGFSVFTVDKKLLRMAMIDKDGKIIHTVLKVKK is encoded by the coding sequence ATGGAAAAGAAAGTATCGGGTAAGCATAGCAGCATGAATGGCTTTGCTATGATGAAAGGTAGAGTAGCTACTGTAGTTTTGGCTTCGGCTTTATTGTTGGGTGGAGGCTTGACTGCACAGGCTCAAAACGCAGCATTAACAACCTGTTCTCAGAGTGCAGCAACCGCGATTCCGCAGAATCCTAACTGGAAGGCGAATGCTGCTGAATGGCAGAAACTGAAGGGCGAAATCACCCTCTACATGACCAATGATATGGGTCGCAACGGCTACTATGACCAGAAGCCTATCGCAGAACTGATGGGCGAAATGGCGGGCACGGTAGATCCTGAATGTGTACTTGCCGTGGGCGACATCCATCATTTTAATGGCGTGGCTTCCACTCAAGACCCTTTGTGGCTTACCAATTACGAATGGGTTTATTCTCATCCCGACCTGATGCTCAACTGGTTCCCGGTTTGCGGTAACCATGAGTATCGTGGTAATACTCAGGCTTTTATGGACTACGGCAAGGTGAGCCGCCGCTGGATGATGTCAGCCAAATATTACACCAAGGTGTTCGACCACAAAGGAACCACCGTGCGCGTCATCTTCCTCGACACCACGCCCCTTATTGATTCTTACCGCAAGAATCCGGAAATCTATCCTGATGCTTGTAAGCAGGATGCTGAGGCTCAGCTCTCCTGGCTCGACGAAACTCTGAAGAATGCCAAGGAAGACTGGGTTATCGTGGTAGGCCATCATCCTATCTACGCCGAGACTAGCAAGGAGGAGAACGAGCGACTCGACATGCAGAAGCGCCTTCTTCCTATCCTCCATAAATATAATAATGTGGCGATTTATGCCTGCGGTCACATCCACAACTTCCAGCACATCCAGAAGAAGGGCGATAATATCGACTACGTAGTTAATTCCTCTTCTTCTCTGGCTCGTCCGGTGAAGCCTATCGATGGTACCGTGTTCTGCAGTCCTGCCGACGGTTTCTCTGTATTTACCGTAGATAAGAAGCTGCTCAGAATGGCGATGATTGACAAGGATGGAAAAATCATACACACGGTTTTAAAGGTAAAAAAGTAA